A window of Desulfuromonas sp. contains these coding sequences:
- the lptB gene encoding LPS export ABC transporter ATP-binding protein yields MTRRLCANDLSKAYRGRQVVRGVDLEVSSGEVIGLLGPNGAGKTTSFYMMVGLVRPDQGRVFLDDKELTDLPMYQRARSGISYLPQEASVFRRLTVEENLLAILETLGISGAERQERKERLLEDFRLSHVAKSHGYALSGGERRRVEIARALVIEPAFILLDEPFAGIDPIAVSDIQNIIFGLKERGIGVMISDNNVRETLGVCDKAYILNEGEILEFGEPARIAESPRAREIYLVESFQL; encoded by the coding sequence GTGACCCGAAGGCTCTGCGCCAACGACCTGTCCAAGGCCTACCGGGGTCGGCAGGTGGTCCGGGGGGTCGATCTGGAGGTCTCCTCCGGCGAGGTGATCGGACTTCTGGGACCCAACGGGGCGGGGAAGACCACTTCCTTTTACATGATGGTCGGCCTGGTGCGGCCAGACCAGGGGCGGGTTTTTCTCGACGACAAGGAATTGACCGACCTGCCCATGTACCAAAGGGCGAGATCAGGGATTTCCTACCTGCCCCAGGAGGCTTCGGTTTTTCGGCGCCTGACGGTCGAGGAGAACCTGCTGGCGATTCTCGAGACCCTCGGTATCTCCGGGGCCGAACGCCAGGAGCGCAAGGAGCGGTTGCTGGAGGATTTTCGGCTGAGCCACGTGGCTAAATCCCACGGTTACGCTCTGTCGGGGGGGGAGCGCCGGCGGGTCGAGATCGCCCGGGCCCTCGTCATCGAGCCGGCCTTTATTCTGCTCGACGAACCTTTTGCGGGGATCGATCCGATAGCCGTGTCCGACATCCAGAATATCATCTTCGGGTTGAAGGAACGAGGCATCGGGGTCATGATTTCCGATAATAATGTGCGTGAAACCCTCGGGGTCTGCGACAAGGCCTACATCCTTAACGAAGGGGAGATCCTCGAATTCGGGGAGCCGGCCCGCATTGCCGAAAGCCCCCGGGCCCGTGAGATCTATCTCGTGGAGAGTTTCCAGCTTTAA
- the lptA gene encoding lipopolysaccharide transport periplasmic protein LptA: protein MLLLLAATAAFGLPGAEGAQDLDLSRQPVQITADRLEADGIAQRMTFSGHVVAQQGDVTIYGQALTVFLLSGNREIDRVEISGDVRIVQGERVATGQKGVYFHREGRIVLSGSPRVHQGADFITGDEISVFLNEDRSVVSGQEEGRVKAVLHPQENGQ, encoded by the coding sequence GTGCTTTTGTTGCTCGCCGCGACCGCGGCCTTCGGTCTGCCCGGGGCCGAAGGGGCCCAGGACCTCGACCTGAGTCGGCAGCCCGTGCAGATCACCGCGGACCGGCTCGAGGCCGACGGCATCGCGCAGCGGATGACCTTCTCCGGGCACGTGGTCGCACAGCAGGGCGACGTCACGATCTATGGGCAGGCTTTGACCGTTTTTCTCCTCTCCGGCAACCGTGAAATCGATCGGGTCGAAATCAGCGGCGACGTAAGGATCGTGCAGGGAGAACGGGTGGCCACGGGGCAGAAGGGGGTTTATTTCCACCGCGAGGGCCGGATCGTTCTCTCCGGCTCCCCCAGAGTCCACCAGGGGGCAGACTTTATAACCGGGGACGAAATTTCCGTCTTTCTCAACGAGGACAGGAGCGTGGTCAGCGGGCAGGAGGAGGGGCGTGTCAAAGCCGTCCTGCATCCCCAGGAGAACGGGCAGTGA
- the lptC gene encoding LPS export ABC transporter periplasmic protein LptC: MAGRWNARNALALIILCLVAALTFMVARNFQGDLAEEIVDVLPRDVDLSLKGLSYTETRDGQRRWFLEADSAAYKAEEATARIENIRMTFYGHEELGDLALTALSGALNRETREVEVQGDVKVRSERGDAFFTESLRYRESDRILRTDDPVRVVSQNLEVTGKGLRMSVQDRSFVLLSRVKARWEGLTDGSGEQ; this comes from the coding sequence ATGGCTGGAAGATGGAACGCCCGCAACGCGCTTGCGCTGATCATTCTCTGCCTTGTCGCAGCCCTGACTTTCATGGTTGCGCGCAACTTTCAGGGAGACCTGGCCGAGGAGATCGTCGATGTCCTGCCTCGGGACGTGGACCTGTCCTTGAAGGGCTTGAGTTACACGGAGACCCGCGATGGGCAGCGCCGGTGGTTTCTTGAGGCCGACTCGGCGGCGTACAAAGCCGAAGAGGCGACGGCCCGCATCGAAAACATCCGCATGACCTTCTATGGGCACGAGGAGCTGGGCGACCTGGCTCTGACGGCCCTCAGCGGGGCCCTGAACAGGGAGACGCGGGAGGTCGAAGTCCAGGGGGACGTGAAGGTGCGCAGCGAACGGGGCGACGCCTTCTTCACGGAAAGCCTGCGCTACCGGGAGTCGGACCGGATTCTGCGCACCGACGATCCCGTACGCGTCGTCTCTCAGAACTTGGAAGTTACTGGCAAGGGGTTGCGGATGAGTGTGCAGGACCGCTCCTTTGTGCTCCTCTCCCGGGTCAAGGCCCGCTGGGAGGGTTTGACGGACGGATCAGGGGAGCAATGA
- a CDS encoding HAD-IIIA family hydrolase yields MEARLRKIRLLLLDVDGVMTDGRIVYDGNGVESKAFDVKDGHGLKLLQRAGVRVGIITGRSSEVVALRAAELGIDILYQGAKDKLVPYRQILQDLGLHDEQVAYVGDDLVDLPILNRVGFSATVADGVEELKPLVHHVASRPGGRGAVREICDLLLKSSGQWRAVTDRYFGEG; encoded by the coding sequence ATGGAGGCGCGCTTGCGGAAAATCCGCCTCCTGCTCCTCGACGTGGACGGGGTGATGACCGACGGGCGGATCGTCTACGACGGCAACGGGGTCGAGTCGAAGGCCTTCGACGTCAAGGACGGTCATGGTCTGAAATTGCTGCAGCGAGCCGGGGTCCGGGTCGGAATCATCACCGGGCGCAGCTCGGAGGTGGTCGCCCTGCGGGCCGCCGAACTCGGTATCGACATCCTGTACCAGGGGGCCAAGGACAAGTTGGTGCCGTATCGCCAGATCCTTCAGGACCTGGGCCTTCATGACGAGCAGGTGGCCTATGTGGGAGACGATCTGGTGGACTTGCCGATCCTGAACCGGGTCGGTTTTTCCGCCACGGTGGCCGACGGGGTCGAGGAACTCAAGCCCCTTGTCCACCATGTCGCTTCCCGGCCCGGCGGAAGGGGGGCGGTGCGGGAAATCTGCGATCTTCTGCTCAAGTCCTCCGGCCAGTGGCGGGCCGTCACCGATCGCTATTTCGGGGAGGGGTAG
- a CDS encoding KpsF/GutQ family sugar-phosphate isomerase, with product MIDIAKKVLQVEADAVLALVDRLDGAFTRAVEMILACQGRVVITGMGKSGLICQKVAATMASTGTPALFLHPAEGIHGDLGMLMKGDVVVAVSNSGETEEISRILPVIKRMGLPLIAMSGNSQSVLARAGDVFLDISVKEEACPLNLAPTASTTATLAMGDALAVALLVQRGFQEEDFALFHPGGALGKRLLLRVEDLMHGGEDIPMVEETTPLKEALFEITSKKLGITGVGDGNVGLVGVFTDGDLRRSMEGGLDHLDRPIAEVMSRHPKRILRTNLAAKALQKMEEHSITSLFVFESDTARTPVGIIHLHDLLKAGVV from the coding sequence ATGATAGATATTGCAAAAAAGGTCCTTCAGGTCGAGGCCGATGCGGTTCTGGCCCTGGTCGATCGCCTCGACGGCGCGTTCACCCGGGCCGTTGAAATGATCCTGGCCTGCCAGGGGCGGGTGGTCATCACCGGCATGGGCAAGTCGGGCCTGATCTGCCAGAAGGTCGCCGCAACCATGGCCTCCACCGGGACCCCGGCCCTTTTCCTGCATCCGGCCGAAGGGATTCACGGCGACCTTGGGATGCTCATGAAGGGAGACGTGGTCGTGGCGGTCTCCAATTCCGGAGAAACCGAAGAGATTTCCCGGATCCTTCCCGTCATCAAGCGCATGGGGCTGCCGCTGATCGCCATGAGCGGCAATTCCCAGAGCGTTCTGGCGCGGGCCGGGGACGTCTTCCTCGACATCTCGGTCAAGGAGGAGGCCTGCCCCTTGAACCTGGCTCCCACCGCGAGCACCACCGCCACCCTCGCCATGGGTGACGCCCTGGCCGTGGCCCTTCTTGTCCAGCGTGGTTTTCAGGAGGAGGATTTCGCTCTGTTTCACCCCGGGGGAGCCCTCGGCAAACGCCTCCTGCTGCGGGTCGAAGACCTGATGCACGGCGGCGAGGATATCCCCATGGTCGAGGAGACGACCCCCCTCAAGGAGGCCCTGTTCGAAATCACCAGCAAGAAACTCGGCATCACCGGGGTGGGAGACGGCAACGTCGGGTTGGTCGGCGTCTTTACCGACGGCGACCTGCGGCGCTCCATGGAGGGGGGACTTGACCATCTCGACCGGCCCATCGCCGAGGTGATGAGCCGTCACCCCAAGCGCATTCTCCGCACCAACCTGGCGGCCAAGGCTCTGCAGAAGATGGAGGAGCATTCGATCACCTCCCTGTTCGTCTTCGAGAGCGATACGGCGCGGACCCCCGTGGGGATCATCCATCTCCACGACCTGCTCAAGGCGGGGGTGGTCTGA
- the kdsB gene encoding 3-deoxy-manno-octulosonate cytidylyltransferase, protein MRVTAVIPARYASTRFPGKPLADILGKPMVQWAYERTARSATVDRVIVATDDERIASAVKGFGGDVQMTRADHPTGTDRLAEVADRLDTDLVVNVQGDEPLVDPRMIDLAVEPLLRDPAIPMGTLKTPLASVEEYRNPNVVKVVTDLHGFALYFSRAPIPHPRDFEGDLQEHLCRVRPCKHIGLYVYRRDFLLAYPALPATPLEELEKLEQLRALEHGHRIRVVETDLTSQGVDTPEDLEAVRKLAAGSMGAR, encoded by the coding sequence ATGCGCGTTACCGCCGTTATTCCCGCCCGCTACGCCTCTACCCGATTCCCCGGCAAGCCCCTGGCCGACATTCTCGGCAAGCCGATGGTACAGTGGGCCTATGAACGCACCGCCCGCTCCGCCACCGTCGACCGGGTCATCGTCGCCACAGACGACGAGCGGATCGCCTCTGCGGTGAAGGGGTTCGGCGGGGATGTGCAGATGACCCGTGCGGACCATCCCACCGGGACCGATCGTCTAGCCGAGGTGGCTGATCGCCTGGACACCGACCTCGTGGTGAACGTGCAAGGGGATGAACCCCTTGTCGATCCGCGCATGATCGACCTTGCGGTGGAGCCTCTGCTTCGCGACCCGGCAATCCCCATGGGAACCCTGAAGACCCCTCTCGCTTCGGTCGAGGAGTACCGCAACCCCAACGTGGTCAAGGTCGTCACCGATCTGCACGGCTTCGCCCTCTATTTCTCCCGGGCGCCGATCCCCCATCCACGCGATTTCGAGGGCGACCTGCAGGAGCACCTGTGCCGGGTTCGGCCCTGCAAGCATATCGGGCTTTACGTCTACCGCCGTGACTTCCTGCTTGCCTACCCGGCACTGCCCGCCACTCCTTTGGAGGAGTTGGAGAAACTCGAGCAACTGCGGGCCCTGGAGCATGGGCACCGGATCCGCGTGGTGGAGACGGATCTGACCTCTCAGGGGGTGGATACCCCCGAGGACCTGGAGGCCGTTCGAAAGTTGGCGGCCGGTTCCATGGGGGCCCGATAG
- a CDS encoding metal-dependent transcriptional regulator translates to MKLSEKAEEILEALWIATEEQGDNAALLETLGVGPGDDALLELDRLAYLEIKGERVYLREEGRPAARMTVRRHRLAERLMMDILDIKGDTGNAKACEFEHLLSQGVDTKLCTLLNHPTTCPHGKPIPSGECCDAARVRGEVGVVALTELKAGQKGEIAYLSTADPKKMQKLMSMGVLPGNTLSLGRTFPTYIFKVGNSEFAVDEELAREIFVRKD, encoded by the coding sequence ATGAAACTGTCCGAAAAGGCCGAGGAGATACTCGAGGCGCTATGGATCGCCACCGAGGAACAGGGGGATAATGCCGCCCTGCTGGAGACCCTTGGGGTCGGCCCCGGGGACGACGCCCTGCTCGAGCTCGACCGTCTGGCTTATCTCGAGATCAAGGGGGAGAGGGTCTACCTGCGAGAGGAGGGACGGCCTGCGGCCCGCATGACCGTGCGCCGCCACCGCCTCGCCGAGCGCCTGATGATGGACATCCTCGACATCAAGGGGGATACGGGCAATGCCAAGGCCTGCGAGTTCGAGCATCTGCTTTCTCAGGGCGTGGACACCAAGCTTTGCACCCTTCTCAATCACCCCACGACCTGCCCCCACGGCAAGCCGATCCCTTCCGGCGAGTGCTGCGACGCCGCACGGGTGCGCGGGGAGGTCGGGGTCGTTGCCCTCACCGAACTCAAGGCGGGGCAGAAGGGGGAGATCGCCTACCTCTCCACCGCCGACCCGAAAAAGATGCAGAAACTGATGAGCATGGGGGTGCTGCCCGGAAACACTCTTTCCCTCGGTCGAACTTTCCCGACCTACATTTTCAAGGTCGGGAATTCCGAATTTGCTGTCGATGAGGAACTGGCCCGGGAGATCTTTGTGCGCAAGGATTGA
- the feoB gene encoding ferrous iron transport protein B gives MTDSSQSSSGAPKIILVGNPNVGKSVLFNALTGAYTTVSNYPGTSVEVSRGHCDIAGRRYEVLDTPGMYSLLPITEEERVARDILLQETAGVVLHVVDARNLERMLPVTLQLVEAGLPVVLVVNVLDEAEQLGMVFDLDLLQEKLQIPVIGTAMARRRGLKELRGLLAAYSVEGRPVFAYASDLERDIAKVAALLKGDYPLDRRALTLLLLQKDEGVGELVRQTEGEGYSRVEEAVRTIAFERRVDLHLRISLERKRVCKVLLEGVIAQRERGGPTVAERLSAWSMNPWTGVPLLLAVLYFGLYKFVGGFGAGTVVDFLEGSLFEEHINPWVIGLGERHIPWEWLNELLVGEYGIFTLGVRYAVAIVLPIVGTFFIAFSVIEDTGYFPRLAMLVDRVFKRIGLNGRAVIPIVLGFGCDTMATMVTRTLETVRERIIATVLLALAIPCSAQLGVILGLLAATPGALAVWTACMTLVFLIIGFLAARLVSGERPMFYMEIPPLRLPQSRNVLVKTLTRMQWYFLEIFPLFIIASVLLWAGKMTGALAWLVGVMEPAMSALGLPVEVAAAFIFGFFRRDFGAAGLYDLQTAGLLSPVQLTVAAVTLTLFVPCVAQFLVMKKERGWRVSLGIFVFVTALAFGTGWLLNRILLFTGVLS, from the coding sequence GTGACCGATTCGAGCCAATCGTCCTCCGGGGCGCCCAAGATCATCCTGGTCGGCAATCCCAATGTCGGCAAGAGCGTGCTGTTCAACGCCCTGACCGGCGCCTACACCACCGTCTCCAATTACCCCGGCACCTCGGTGGAGGTGTCGCGGGGGCATTGCGATATTGCCGGTCGGCGCTACGAGGTTCTCGACACGCCGGGGATGTATTCCCTGCTGCCCATTACCGAAGAGGAACGGGTGGCCCGTGACATCCTCCTGCAGGAGACTGCCGGGGTGGTCCTCCACGTTGTCGACGCCCGCAATCTTGAGCGGATGCTCCCGGTGACGCTCCAGCTCGTCGAGGCGGGACTCCCCGTCGTTCTCGTGGTGAATGTCCTCGATGAGGCCGAGCAGCTCGGCATGGTCTTCGACTTGGACCTGCTGCAGGAGAAGCTGCAGATTCCGGTGATCGGCACCGCCATGGCGCGTCGCCGCGGTCTGAAAGAGCTGCGCGGACTCCTGGCCGCCTACAGCGTCGAGGGGCGTCCGGTCTTCGCCTACGCCTCAGATCTTGAGAGGGACATCGCCAAGGTGGCGGCCCTGCTGAAGGGCGATTATCCACTCGACCGCCGGGCCCTGACCCTGCTTTTGTTGCAGAAGGACGAGGGCGTGGGAGAGTTGGTTCGCCAGACCGAAGGGGAGGGCTACTCCCGGGTTGAGGAGGCGGTCAGGACGATTGCTTTTGAGCGCCGGGTCGATCTGCACCTGCGCATCAGCCTGGAGCGCAAGCGGGTCTGCAAGGTGCTTCTCGAGGGGGTCATTGCCCAGAGAGAGCGGGGCGGCCCGACCGTCGCCGAGCGTCTTTCCGCCTGGAGCATGAACCCCTGGACCGGGGTACCCCTGCTGCTGGCGGTGCTCTATTTCGGCCTGTACAAGTTCGTGGGCGGCTTTGGCGCCGGAACGGTCGTCGACTTTCTGGAGGGGAGCCTCTTTGAAGAGCACATCAACCCCTGGGTTATCGGCCTCGGGGAGCGGCACATCCCCTGGGAGTGGCTCAACGAGTTGCTCGTCGGAGAATACGGCATCTTCACCCTCGGCGTGCGCTACGCCGTGGCCATCGTGCTGCCGATCGTCGGCACCTTCTTCATTGCCTTCTCAGTCATCGAGGACACCGGGTACTTCCCGAGGCTGGCCATGCTCGTCGATCGAGTCTTCAAGAGAATCGGCCTCAACGGCCGGGCGGTCATCCCCATCGTCCTCGGCTTCGGCTGCGACACCATGGCCACCATGGTGACCCGGACCCTCGAAACTGTGCGGGAGCGGATCATCGCCACCGTGCTGCTGGCCCTGGCCATCCCGTGCAGCGCCCAGCTCGGAGTGATCCTCGGTCTGCTCGCGGCGACCCCCGGGGCGTTGGCGGTCTGGACCGCCTGCATGACCCTCGTCTTCCTGATCATCGGTTTTCTCGCGGCGCGCCTCGTCTCCGGCGAGCGTCCCATGTTCTACATGGAGATCCCGCCCCTGCGCCTGCCCCAGTCGCGCAACGTGCTGGTCAAGACCCTGACCCGCATGCAGTGGTACTTCCTCGAGATATTCCCCCTGTTCATCATCGCCTCGGTCCTGCTCTGGGCCGGGAAGATGACCGGCGCCCTGGCTTGGCTGGTCGGCGTGATGGAGCCGGCGATGTCCGCTCTCGGCCTGCCGGTCGAGGTCGCCGCGGCCTTCATATTCGGCTTCTTCCGCCGGGACTTCGGCGCCGCCGGGCTCTACGACCTGCAGACCGCGGGCCTGCTCAGTCCGGTCCAGCTCACCGTGGCGGCTGTGACCCTGACCCTCTTCGTCCCCTGCGTGGCCCAGTTTCTGGTGATGAAGAAGGAGCGGGGCTGGAGAGTCTCCCTCGGGATCTTCGTCTTCGTCACGGCCCTGGCCTTCGGCACAGGCTGGCTGCTCAACCGCATCCTGCTCTTCACCGGGGTGTTGTCGTGA
- a CDS encoding transcriptional repressor produces MPTTRNKKTFRDFLAEKGLKSTRQREIILDEFLRASSHLSTEDLYLRLRKKHPSIGYATVYRTLKLFAECGVADECHFSDGQTRYEASTSEEHHDHLICTGCGAILEFEDRRIEELQEQVAKEHGFRIASHRLELYGLCARCCAD; encoded by the coding sequence ATGCCGACAACTCGAAACAAAAAGACCTTTCGGGACTTCCTGGCAGAGAAGGGGCTCAAGTCGACCCGGCAGCGGGAGATTATCCTCGACGAGTTCCTGCGCGCCTCATCGCACCTCTCCACCGAAGATCTCTACCTGCGGCTGCGCAAGAAGCATCCGAGCATCGGCTATGCGACCGTCTACCGGACCCTCAAGCTCTTCGCCGAGTGCGGGGTGGCCGACGAGTGTCACTTCAGCGACGGCCAGACCCGCTACGAGGCCAGCACCAGCGAAGAGCACCACGACCACTTGATCTGCACGGGCTGCGGTGCGATCCTCGAGTTCGAAGACCGCCGCATCGAGGAGTTGCAGGAGCAGGTGGCCAAAGAGCACGGGTTCCGGATCGCCAGCCATCGCCTCGAACTCTACGGTCTCTGTGCCCGTTGCTGCGCCGACTGA
- a CDS encoding cytochrome c biogenesis protein CcdA, translating into MGAGGDITFWIAFSAGILSFFSPCVLPLIPSYLTYITGLSFGQLQEAHPGAKVRLTVLFHSLAFIAGFSAVFISLGALAGIASSNFQDHMREGMVWVQRVGGVLIFLFGVHMSGLFHFGVLLGEKRVQIHSKPSGFVGTFLVGLAFAAGWTPCIGPILGAILALAAGTTGNAAKGVMLLAVYSAGLGVPFLVSGLLFHSFLAFFNRFRKYIRLMEIFTGVLLMVVGVMLFFNLFGRLSGYLYQWLPVTG; encoded by the coding sequence ATGGGGGCGGGCGGCGACATAACTTTCTGGATCGCCTTCTCGGCGGGTATCCTCTCATTCTTCTCGCCCTGCGTCCTGCCCCTGATCCCCTCGTACCTGACCTATATCACCGGCCTTTCCTTCGGCCAGCTCCAGGAGGCCCACCCCGGCGCCAAGGTGCGGCTCACCGTCCTCTTCCACTCTCTGGCCTTTATCGCCGGTTTCTCCGCGGTCTTCATCAGCCTTGGCGCCCTGGCAGGGATTGCATCCTCCAACTTCCAGGACCACATGCGGGAGGGGATGGTCTGGGTGCAGCGGGTCGGCGGCGTCCTGATCTTCCTCTTCGGCGTGCACATGAGCGGCCTCTTTCACTTCGGCGTTCTGCTCGGCGAAAAAAGGGTCCAGATTCACAGCAAGCCGAGCGGTTTTGTCGGTACTTTCCTGGTCGGCCTCGCCTTCGCCGCCGGCTGGACCCCCTGCATCGGACCGATCCTCGGGGCGATCCTCGCACTCGCCGCCGGAACCACCGGCAACGCCGCCAAGGGGGTGATGCTTCTCGCCGTCTACTCGGCCGGCCTGGGGGTTCCCTTTCTCGTCTCTGGCCTCCTCTTTCACAGTTTCCTCGCTTTTTTCAACCGCTTCCGCAAGTACATCCGCCTGATGGAGATCTTTACCGGCGTCCTTCTGATGGTCGTCGGGGTGATGCTCTTCTTTAACCTGTTCGGCAGGCTGTCCGGCTACCTCTACCAGTGGCTGCCGGTGACCGGTTAG
- a CDS encoding TlpA disulfide reductase family protein: MRRTLFLLVILLLLGGSLYWVFAAGSRPKEQAAQPAQSQALAPDFTLKDVQGQDVTLSQFRGKVVILNFWATWCPPCKAEMPSMDRLNEIFDGQDFVMLAVNVEEGDGGPVKAFLKSNPHSFTVLLDPAAKAQNLFKVYRFPETFIIGKDGAVVDRVIGAIDWAEPETVRYIRALVEK, from the coding sequence ATGCGTCGCACCCTGTTTCTCCTGGTCATACTCCTTCTTCTGGGCGGATCCCTCTACTGGGTCTTCGCCGCCGGTTCCAGGCCCAAGGAACAAGCCGCCCAGCCGGCTCAGAGCCAGGCGCTGGCGCCCGACTTTACCCTCAAGGACGTACAGGGCCAGGACGTCACTCTGTCCCAGTTTAGGGGCAAGGTCGTGATACTCAACTTCTGGGCCACCTGGTGCCCCCCCTGCAAGGCGGAAATGCCTTCCATGGACCGCCTCAACGAGATATTCGACGGACAGGATTTCGTCATGCTGGCGGTCAACGTGGAGGAGGGCGACGGCGGGCCGGTCAAGGCTTTTTTGAAGAGCAACCCGCACTCATTTACTGTTCTGCTCGACCCCGCCGCCAAGGCCCAGAACCTCTTCAAGGTCTACCGCTTTCCCGAGACCTTTATCATCGGCAAGGACGGAGCCGTGGTCGACAGGGTGATCGGCGCCATCGACTGGGCCGAACCGGAAACGGTCCGCTACATCCGGGCCCTGGTGGAGAAATAG
- a CDS encoding metallopeptidase family protein gives MERTIAAIPPEFLAQIENLSFQVEDWAEPATLEEVGLEDPRDLLGYYSGWPLSERTHDYGSCLPDVIIIFQLAVENHMEETGEPLARVLRETVVHELAHYFGFSEEEMDEVERHWAEQGK, from the coding sequence CTGGAACGGACCATCGCCGCTATCCCTCCCGAGTTCCTGGCGCAGATCGAGAACCTTTCCTTTCAGGTGGAGGACTGGGCCGAACCGGCCACCCTCGAGGAGGTCGGCCTCGAAGATCCCCGGGACCTTCTCGGCTACTACAGCGGATGGCCGCTGTCCGAGCGGACCCACGACTACGGCAGTTGCCTTCCGGATGTCATCATCATCTTCCAGCTGGCGGTGGAAAACCACATGGAGGAGACGGGCGAGCCCCTGGCGCGGGTTCTGCGGGAGACCGTCGTGCACGAACTGGCCCACTACTTCGGCTTCTCTGAAGAGGAAATGGACGAGGTCGAACGTCATTGGGCCGAGCAAGGCAAATGA
- a CDS encoding PaaI family thioesterase → MSRLLVDGDALRREGESQFEMEAWVDSAPFEVLLGMTIEEAREGRAVLTMPFRVKLAMGGGYMHGGALTALADTAVAMAIKSLLPAGTVFATIELTSRFLAPVKEGTVTATASVTGPEERTFRGEAVLADEGGREVLRFTALFKVARGQGIGE, encoded by the coding sequence ATGTCGAGGCTGTTGGTGGACGGGGATGCGCTGCGCAGGGAGGGCGAGTCCCAGTTCGAGATGGAGGCCTGGGTCGATTCCGCCCCGTTCGAGGTCCTGCTGGGGATGACCATCGAGGAGGCGAGAGAGGGCCGGGCGGTCCTGACCATGCCCTTTCGGGTGAAGCTGGCCATGGGGGGCGGCTACATGCACGGCGGGGCCCTGACGGCGCTGGCCGACACGGCGGTGGCCATGGCCATCAAAAGCCTGCTTCCGGCAGGGACGGTTTTCGCCACGATCGAACTGACGAGCCGCTTTCTCGCACCGGTGAAGGAGGGGACGGTCACCGCGACGGCTTCGGTCACCGGTCCCGAGGAGCGCACTTTTCGGGGAGAAGCCGTCTTGGCCGATGAGGGCGGCCGCGAGGTCCTTCGGTTCACGGCTCTCTTCAAGGTCGCCCGCGGCCAGGGGATCGGCGAGTGA